Proteins co-encoded in one Xiphophorus hellerii strain 12219 chromosome 10, Xiphophorus_hellerii-4.1, whole genome shotgun sequence genomic window:
- the rhbdf1b gene encoding inactive rhomboid protein 1 isoform X2, protein MENQKGCSCWPSKMEAENPDGAGSRTNSFQRKKPPWLKLDIPTIQLTPDEPPQAATPHVGPHVAAVRRSNEAQDKNEFQPVKRVRSVSMPGENPHTHSAAMETSNVYLKPPAEKMAVMQSIKSEKRVHFDRLNTVPPKGQRRARTASTGRRRSCVPKILARRRSSIPKQIIRGTADWFGVSKDGDGGQRWRRRSLQHCSQLFGGLKAQVVDPLARGRAFRMGDDLDGPGAPQTPLTPGSASLCSFSSSRSALNRLPRRRKRESVAVMSIKAAAALMKGRTAAEGGAGRRRRSFMPPSFYDDDTTDFPDELDTSFFSREETSSYADDVFETPSETDLQPGAERGNALTGSALDRTKLERTHLMLPLERGWRKAKDGAPPQREAASGPQRRGRRISAPVQKLFARDKRPYGLGMVGRLTNRTYRQRLDSFVQKQIQDMDDHRPFFSYWITFVHLLVTVLSVSIYGIAPIGFTQHETVDSVLRNKGVYENVKFVQQQNFWVGPSSEALIHLGAKFSPCMRQDEEIQQLIEETKARERQSGCCVRNDRSGCLQTLQEECSNTLAVWVKWPQHASAPYLEGKQRQHGSVCHQDPRICQEPASVSPHEWSDDITQWPICTKLDSGNHTNLPHIDCSITGRPCCIGTKGRCEITSREYCDFMHGYFHEEATLCSQVACMDDVCGLLPFLNPQIPDQFSRLWLSLFLHAGVLHCLVSVFFQMSVLRDLEKLAGWLRISIIYLLSGVTGNLASAIFLPYRAEVGPAGSQFGILACLFVELFQSWQILERPWRAFTKLAAISVFFFSFGLLPWIDNFAHVCGFLSGFFLSFAFLPYISFGRSDSYRKRLQICGFLLVFLGLFAALAVLFYVYPLKCDWCEFLTCVPVTDKFCEKYDLNAHLL, encoded by the exons atggagAATCAGAAAGGCTGCAGCtg CTGGCCGTCCAAGATGGAGGCGGAAAACCCGGATGGGGCGGGAAGCAGAACCAACAGCTTCCAAAGGAAGAAACCGCCGTGGCTGAAGCTGGACATCCCGACCATCCAGCTGACGCCGGACGAGCCGCCACAGGCCGCCACGCCGCATGTTGGGCCACATGTTGCTGCAGTCAGACGCAGCAACGAGGCGCAAGACAAAAACGAATTCCAG ccAGTGAAGCGAGTGCGGAGTGTGAGCATGCCCGGGGaaaatccacacacacactctgctgcCATGGAAACGTCCAACGTCTACCTCAAACCTCCAGCGGAGAAAATGGCCGTCATGCAGTCCATCAAGag TGAGAAGCGGGTTCACTTCGACCGCCTGAACACCGTCCCTCCAAAGGGCCAGCGCCGCGCCAGGACGGCGTCGACCGGCCGCCGGCGCTCCTGCGTTCCTAAAATTCTGGCCCGGCGCCGCTCGTCTATCCCCAAACAGATCATCAG GGGGACGGCTGATTGGTTCGGCGTGAGTAAGGACGGCGACGGCGGCCAGCGCTGGAGGAGGCGGAGCCTGCAGCACTGCAGCCAGCTGTTCGGGGGCCTGAAGGCCCAG gtcGTGGACCCCCTGGCTCGCGGTCGGGCCTTCCGGATGGGGGATGACCTGGACGGACCTGGCGCCCCTCAGACGCCGCTCACCCCAGGCTCCGCCTCCCTCTGCTCCTTCTCCAGCTCACGCTCCGCCCTCAACAGGTTGCCACGGCGACGCAAGCGGGAGTCCGTGGCCGTCATGAGCATCAAGGCTGCCGCGGCGCTGATGAAG GGTCGGACGGCTGCTGAGGGCGGCGCTGGGAGGCGGAGGCGGAGCTTCATGCCTCCGAGTTTCTATGACGACGACACGACGGATTTCCCGGACGAGTTGGACACTTCGTTCTTCAGCAGA GAAGAGACGTCCAGCTACGCCGACGACGTGTTTGAGACGCCGTCAGAGACCGACCTGCAGCCCGGCGCCGAGAGAGGAAACGCTCTGACAGGAAGTGCTCTGGACCGGACCAAGCTGGAGCGGACTCACCTGATGTT GCCGCTGGAGCGAGGCTGGCGGAAGGCGAAGGACGGCGCGCCGCCGCAGCGGGAGGCGGCGAGCGGGCCGCAGCGGCGCGGGCGCAGGATCTCGGCGCCGGTCCAGAAGCTGTTCGCCCGGGACAAGAGGCCGTATGGACTGGGCATGGTGGGCCGGCTCACCAACCGGACCTACCGCCAGCGCCTGGACAGCTTCGTCCAGAAACAGATCCAAGACATGGATGACCACAG gcCTTTCTTCAGCTACTGGATCACCTTCGTCCACCTGCTGGTCACCGTCCTGTCCGTCTCCATCTACGGCATCGCACCGATCGGGTTCACGCAACACGAGACCGTCGACTCT GTGCTGAGAAATAAGGGAGTTTATGAAAACGTGAAGtttgtgcagcagcagaactTCTGGGTCGGTCCGAGCTCG gagGCGCTGATCCACCTGGGGGCAAAGTTTTCTCCTTGCATGCGTCAAGATGAAGAGATCCAGCAGCTGATTGAGGAGACGAAGGCGAGAGAACGACAATCCGGCTGCTGCGTTCGGAACGACCGCTCCGGCTGCCTGCAGACGCTGCAGGAGGAATGTTCG AACACCCTGGCAGTTTGGGTGAAGTGGCCTCAACACGCCAGCGCTCCATATTTAGAGGGGAAACAACGGCAGCACGGCTCAGTCTGCCACCAGGACCCCAG AATCTGCCAAGAACCCGCTTCAGTTTCACCGCATGAGTGGAGCGACGACATCACACAGTGGCCG ATCTGCACTAAGCTGGACTCTGGGAACCACACCAACCTGCCTCACATCGACTGCAGCATCACGGGTCGGCCCTGCTGCATCGGCACCAAGGGACG ATGTGAAATCACGTCCAGAGAATACTGCGACTTCATGCACGGATACTTCCATGAGGAAGCTACGCTCTGCTCACAG GTGGCCTGTATGGACGATGTCTGCGGCCTGCTGCCGTTCCTCAACCCACAGATCCCAGATCAGTTCTCCCGCCTCTGGCTGTCTCTCTTCCTGCATGCCGG CGTCCTGCACTGCCTGGTCTCGGTGTTTTTCCAGATGTCGGTTCTCAGGGATTTGGAGAAGTTGGCCGGCTGGCTCCGGATCTCCATCATCTACCTGCTGAGCGGCGTCACAGGAAACCTGGCGTCCGCCATCTTCCTGCCCTACAGAGCAGAG GTGGGTCCCGCCGGCAGCCAGTTCGGCATCCTGGCCTGCCTCTTCGTGGAGCTTTTCCAGAGCTGGCAGATCCTGGAGCGGCCGTGGCGAGCGTTCACCAAGCTCGCCGCCATCtccgtcttcttcttctccttcggTCTGCTGCCGTGGATAGACAACTTCGCCCATGTCTGCGGCTTCCTGTCGGGCTTCTTCCTGTCCTTCGCCTTCCTGCCGTACATCAG cttCGGCCGCTCCGATTCGTACAGGAAGCGGCTCCAGATCTGCGGCTTCCTGCTGGTCTTCCTGGGTCTGTTCGCCGCGCTGGCCGTCCTCTTCTACGTTTACCCGCTCAAATGCGACTGGTGCGAGTTCCTCACCTGCGTCCCGGTCACAGACAAATTCTGTGAGAAGTACGACCTGAACGCACACCTGCTCTGA
- the rhbdf1b gene encoding inactive rhomboid protein 1 isoform X1, protein MENQKGCSCWPSKMEAENPDGAGSRTNSFQRKKPPWLKLDIPTIQLTPDEPPQAATPHVGPHVAAVRRSNEAQDKNEFQPVKRVRSVSMPGENPHTHSAAMETSNVYLKPPAEKMAVMQSIKSEKRVHFDRLNTVPPKGQRRARTASTGRRRSCVPKILARRRSSIPKQIIRGTADWFGVSKDGDGGQRWRRRSLQHCSQLFGGLKAQVTLLSLDSVSLSSTDPHPDPTPKPCPPPRCHRYGMQRVVDPLARGRAFRMGDDLDGPGAPQTPLTPGSASLCSFSSSRSALNRLPRRRKRESVAVMSIKAAAALMKGRTAAEGGAGRRRRSFMPPSFYDDDTTDFPDELDTSFFSREETSSYADDVFETPSETDLQPGAERGNALTGSALDRTKLERTHLMLPLERGWRKAKDGAPPQREAASGPQRRGRRISAPVQKLFARDKRPYGLGMVGRLTNRTYRQRLDSFVQKQIQDMDDHRPFFSYWITFVHLLVTVLSVSIYGIAPIGFTQHETVDSVLRNKGVYENVKFVQQQNFWVGPSSEALIHLGAKFSPCMRQDEEIQQLIEETKARERQSGCCVRNDRSGCLQTLQEECSNTLAVWVKWPQHASAPYLEGKQRQHGSVCHQDPRICQEPASVSPHEWSDDITQWPICTKLDSGNHTNLPHIDCSITGRPCCIGTKGRCEITSREYCDFMHGYFHEEATLCSQVACMDDVCGLLPFLNPQIPDQFSRLWLSLFLHAGVLHCLVSVFFQMSVLRDLEKLAGWLRISIIYLLSGVTGNLASAIFLPYRAEVGPAGSQFGILACLFVELFQSWQILERPWRAFTKLAAISVFFFSFGLLPWIDNFAHVCGFLSGFFLSFAFLPYISFGRSDSYRKRLQICGFLLVFLGLFAALAVLFYVYPLKCDWCEFLTCVPVTDKFCEKYDLNAHLL, encoded by the exons atggagAATCAGAAAGGCTGCAGCtg CTGGCCGTCCAAGATGGAGGCGGAAAACCCGGATGGGGCGGGAAGCAGAACCAACAGCTTCCAAAGGAAGAAACCGCCGTGGCTGAAGCTGGACATCCCGACCATCCAGCTGACGCCGGACGAGCCGCCACAGGCCGCCACGCCGCATGTTGGGCCACATGTTGCTGCAGTCAGACGCAGCAACGAGGCGCAAGACAAAAACGAATTCCAG ccAGTGAAGCGAGTGCGGAGTGTGAGCATGCCCGGGGaaaatccacacacacactctgctgcCATGGAAACGTCCAACGTCTACCTCAAACCTCCAGCGGAGAAAATGGCCGTCATGCAGTCCATCAAGag TGAGAAGCGGGTTCACTTCGACCGCCTGAACACCGTCCCTCCAAAGGGCCAGCGCCGCGCCAGGACGGCGTCGACCGGCCGCCGGCGCTCCTGCGTTCCTAAAATTCTGGCCCGGCGCCGCTCGTCTATCCCCAAACAGATCATCAG GGGGACGGCTGATTGGTTCGGCGTGAGTAAGGACGGCGACGGCGGCCAGCGCTGGAGGAGGCGGAGCCTGCAGCACTGCAGCCAGCTGTTCGGGGGCCTGAAGGCCCAGGTGACGCTGCTCAGCCTGGACAGCGTGTCCCTGTCCAGCACCGACCCCCACCCCGACCCCACCCCCAAACCCTGCCCGCCCCCACGCTGCCACCGCTACGGGATGCAGCGG gtcGTGGACCCCCTGGCTCGCGGTCGGGCCTTCCGGATGGGGGATGACCTGGACGGACCTGGCGCCCCTCAGACGCCGCTCACCCCAGGCTCCGCCTCCCTCTGCTCCTTCTCCAGCTCACGCTCCGCCCTCAACAGGTTGCCACGGCGACGCAAGCGGGAGTCCGTGGCCGTCATGAGCATCAAGGCTGCCGCGGCGCTGATGAAG GGTCGGACGGCTGCTGAGGGCGGCGCTGGGAGGCGGAGGCGGAGCTTCATGCCTCCGAGTTTCTATGACGACGACACGACGGATTTCCCGGACGAGTTGGACACTTCGTTCTTCAGCAGA GAAGAGACGTCCAGCTACGCCGACGACGTGTTTGAGACGCCGTCAGAGACCGACCTGCAGCCCGGCGCCGAGAGAGGAAACGCTCTGACAGGAAGTGCTCTGGACCGGACCAAGCTGGAGCGGACTCACCTGATGTT GCCGCTGGAGCGAGGCTGGCGGAAGGCGAAGGACGGCGCGCCGCCGCAGCGGGAGGCGGCGAGCGGGCCGCAGCGGCGCGGGCGCAGGATCTCGGCGCCGGTCCAGAAGCTGTTCGCCCGGGACAAGAGGCCGTATGGACTGGGCATGGTGGGCCGGCTCACCAACCGGACCTACCGCCAGCGCCTGGACAGCTTCGTCCAGAAACAGATCCAAGACATGGATGACCACAG gcCTTTCTTCAGCTACTGGATCACCTTCGTCCACCTGCTGGTCACCGTCCTGTCCGTCTCCATCTACGGCATCGCACCGATCGGGTTCACGCAACACGAGACCGTCGACTCT GTGCTGAGAAATAAGGGAGTTTATGAAAACGTGAAGtttgtgcagcagcagaactTCTGGGTCGGTCCGAGCTCG gagGCGCTGATCCACCTGGGGGCAAAGTTTTCTCCTTGCATGCGTCAAGATGAAGAGATCCAGCAGCTGATTGAGGAGACGAAGGCGAGAGAACGACAATCCGGCTGCTGCGTTCGGAACGACCGCTCCGGCTGCCTGCAGACGCTGCAGGAGGAATGTTCG AACACCCTGGCAGTTTGGGTGAAGTGGCCTCAACACGCCAGCGCTCCATATTTAGAGGGGAAACAACGGCAGCACGGCTCAGTCTGCCACCAGGACCCCAG AATCTGCCAAGAACCCGCTTCAGTTTCACCGCATGAGTGGAGCGACGACATCACACAGTGGCCG ATCTGCACTAAGCTGGACTCTGGGAACCACACCAACCTGCCTCACATCGACTGCAGCATCACGGGTCGGCCCTGCTGCATCGGCACCAAGGGACG ATGTGAAATCACGTCCAGAGAATACTGCGACTTCATGCACGGATACTTCCATGAGGAAGCTACGCTCTGCTCACAG GTGGCCTGTATGGACGATGTCTGCGGCCTGCTGCCGTTCCTCAACCCACAGATCCCAGATCAGTTCTCCCGCCTCTGGCTGTCTCTCTTCCTGCATGCCGG CGTCCTGCACTGCCTGGTCTCGGTGTTTTTCCAGATGTCGGTTCTCAGGGATTTGGAGAAGTTGGCCGGCTGGCTCCGGATCTCCATCATCTACCTGCTGAGCGGCGTCACAGGAAACCTGGCGTCCGCCATCTTCCTGCCCTACAGAGCAGAG GTGGGTCCCGCCGGCAGCCAGTTCGGCATCCTGGCCTGCCTCTTCGTGGAGCTTTTCCAGAGCTGGCAGATCCTGGAGCGGCCGTGGCGAGCGTTCACCAAGCTCGCCGCCATCtccgtcttcttcttctccttcggTCTGCTGCCGTGGATAGACAACTTCGCCCATGTCTGCGGCTTCCTGTCGGGCTTCTTCCTGTCCTTCGCCTTCCTGCCGTACATCAG cttCGGCCGCTCCGATTCGTACAGGAAGCGGCTCCAGATCTGCGGCTTCCTGCTGGTCTTCCTGGGTCTGTTCGCCGCGCTGGCCGTCCTCTTCTACGTTTACCCGCTCAAATGCGACTGGTGCGAGTTCCTCACCTGCGTCCCGGTCACAGACAAATTCTGTGAGAAGTACGACCTGAACGCACACCTGCTCTGA
- the rhbdf1b gene encoding inactive rhomboid protein 1 isoform X3, with amino-acid sequence MENQKGCSCWPSKMEAENPDGAGSRTNSFQRKKPPWLKLDIPTIQLTPDEPPQAATPHVGPHVAAVRRSNEAQDKNEFQPVKRVRSVSMPGENPHTHSAAMETSNVYLKPPAEKMAVMQSIKRGTADWFGVSKDGDGGQRWRRRSLQHCSQLFGGLKAQVTLLSLDSVSLSSTDPHPDPTPKPCPPPRCHRYGMQRVVDPLARGRAFRMGDDLDGPGAPQTPLTPGSASLCSFSSSRSALNRLPRRRKRESVAVMSIKAAAALMKGRTAAEGGAGRRRRSFMPPSFYDDDTTDFPDELDTSFFSREETSSYADDVFETPSETDLQPGAERGNALTGSALDRTKLERTHLMLPLERGWRKAKDGAPPQREAASGPQRRGRRISAPVQKLFARDKRPYGLGMVGRLTNRTYRQRLDSFVQKQIQDMDDHRPFFSYWITFVHLLVTVLSVSIYGIAPIGFTQHETVDSVLRNKGVYENVKFVQQQNFWVGPSSEALIHLGAKFSPCMRQDEEIQQLIEETKARERQSGCCVRNDRSGCLQTLQEECSNTLAVWVKWPQHASAPYLEGKQRQHGSVCHQDPRICQEPASVSPHEWSDDITQWPICTKLDSGNHTNLPHIDCSITGRPCCIGTKGRCEITSREYCDFMHGYFHEEATLCSQVACMDDVCGLLPFLNPQIPDQFSRLWLSLFLHAGVLHCLVSVFFQMSVLRDLEKLAGWLRISIIYLLSGVTGNLASAIFLPYRAEVGPAGSQFGILACLFVELFQSWQILERPWRAFTKLAAISVFFFSFGLLPWIDNFAHVCGFLSGFFLSFAFLPYISFGRSDSYRKRLQICGFLLVFLGLFAALAVLFYVYPLKCDWCEFLTCVPVTDKFCEKYDLNAHLL; translated from the exons atggagAATCAGAAAGGCTGCAGCtg CTGGCCGTCCAAGATGGAGGCGGAAAACCCGGATGGGGCGGGAAGCAGAACCAACAGCTTCCAAAGGAAGAAACCGCCGTGGCTGAAGCTGGACATCCCGACCATCCAGCTGACGCCGGACGAGCCGCCACAGGCCGCCACGCCGCATGTTGGGCCACATGTTGCTGCAGTCAGACGCAGCAACGAGGCGCAAGACAAAAACGAATTCCAG ccAGTGAAGCGAGTGCGGAGTGTGAGCATGCCCGGGGaaaatccacacacacactctgctgcCATGGAAACGTCCAACGTCTACCTCAAACCTCCAGCGGAGAAAATGGCCGTCATGCAGTCCATCAAGag GGGGACGGCTGATTGGTTCGGCGTGAGTAAGGACGGCGACGGCGGCCAGCGCTGGAGGAGGCGGAGCCTGCAGCACTGCAGCCAGCTGTTCGGGGGCCTGAAGGCCCAGGTGACGCTGCTCAGCCTGGACAGCGTGTCCCTGTCCAGCACCGACCCCCACCCCGACCCCACCCCCAAACCCTGCCCGCCCCCACGCTGCCACCGCTACGGGATGCAGCGG gtcGTGGACCCCCTGGCTCGCGGTCGGGCCTTCCGGATGGGGGATGACCTGGACGGACCTGGCGCCCCTCAGACGCCGCTCACCCCAGGCTCCGCCTCCCTCTGCTCCTTCTCCAGCTCACGCTCCGCCCTCAACAGGTTGCCACGGCGACGCAAGCGGGAGTCCGTGGCCGTCATGAGCATCAAGGCTGCCGCGGCGCTGATGAAG GGTCGGACGGCTGCTGAGGGCGGCGCTGGGAGGCGGAGGCGGAGCTTCATGCCTCCGAGTTTCTATGACGACGACACGACGGATTTCCCGGACGAGTTGGACACTTCGTTCTTCAGCAGA GAAGAGACGTCCAGCTACGCCGACGACGTGTTTGAGACGCCGTCAGAGACCGACCTGCAGCCCGGCGCCGAGAGAGGAAACGCTCTGACAGGAAGTGCTCTGGACCGGACCAAGCTGGAGCGGACTCACCTGATGTT GCCGCTGGAGCGAGGCTGGCGGAAGGCGAAGGACGGCGCGCCGCCGCAGCGGGAGGCGGCGAGCGGGCCGCAGCGGCGCGGGCGCAGGATCTCGGCGCCGGTCCAGAAGCTGTTCGCCCGGGACAAGAGGCCGTATGGACTGGGCATGGTGGGCCGGCTCACCAACCGGACCTACCGCCAGCGCCTGGACAGCTTCGTCCAGAAACAGATCCAAGACATGGATGACCACAG gcCTTTCTTCAGCTACTGGATCACCTTCGTCCACCTGCTGGTCACCGTCCTGTCCGTCTCCATCTACGGCATCGCACCGATCGGGTTCACGCAACACGAGACCGTCGACTCT GTGCTGAGAAATAAGGGAGTTTATGAAAACGTGAAGtttgtgcagcagcagaactTCTGGGTCGGTCCGAGCTCG gagGCGCTGATCCACCTGGGGGCAAAGTTTTCTCCTTGCATGCGTCAAGATGAAGAGATCCAGCAGCTGATTGAGGAGACGAAGGCGAGAGAACGACAATCCGGCTGCTGCGTTCGGAACGACCGCTCCGGCTGCCTGCAGACGCTGCAGGAGGAATGTTCG AACACCCTGGCAGTTTGGGTGAAGTGGCCTCAACACGCCAGCGCTCCATATTTAGAGGGGAAACAACGGCAGCACGGCTCAGTCTGCCACCAGGACCCCAG AATCTGCCAAGAACCCGCTTCAGTTTCACCGCATGAGTGGAGCGACGACATCACACAGTGGCCG ATCTGCACTAAGCTGGACTCTGGGAACCACACCAACCTGCCTCACATCGACTGCAGCATCACGGGTCGGCCCTGCTGCATCGGCACCAAGGGACG ATGTGAAATCACGTCCAGAGAATACTGCGACTTCATGCACGGATACTTCCATGAGGAAGCTACGCTCTGCTCACAG GTGGCCTGTATGGACGATGTCTGCGGCCTGCTGCCGTTCCTCAACCCACAGATCCCAGATCAGTTCTCCCGCCTCTGGCTGTCTCTCTTCCTGCATGCCGG CGTCCTGCACTGCCTGGTCTCGGTGTTTTTCCAGATGTCGGTTCTCAGGGATTTGGAGAAGTTGGCCGGCTGGCTCCGGATCTCCATCATCTACCTGCTGAGCGGCGTCACAGGAAACCTGGCGTCCGCCATCTTCCTGCCCTACAGAGCAGAG GTGGGTCCCGCCGGCAGCCAGTTCGGCATCCTGGCCTGCCTCTTCGTGGAGCTTTTCCAGAGCTGGCAGATCCTGGAGCGGCCGTGGCGAGCGTTCACCAAGCTCGCCGCCATCtccgtcttcttcttctccttcggTCTGCTGCCGTGGATAGACAACTTCGCCCATGTCTGCGGCTTCCTGTCGGGCTTCTTCCTGTCCTTCGCCTTCCTGCCGTACATCAG cttCGGCCGCTCCGATTCGTACAGGAAGCGGCTCCAGATCTGCGGCTTCCTGCTGGTCTTCCTGGGTCTGTTCGCCGCGCTGGCCGTCCTCTTCTACGTTTACCCGCTCAAATGCGACTGGTGCGAGTTCCTCACCTGCGTCCCGGTCACAGACAAATTCTGTGAGAAGTACGACCTGAACGCACACCTGCTCTGA
- the rhbdf1b gene encoding inactive rhomboid protein 1 isoform X4 — MEAENPDGAGSRTNSFQRKKPPWLKLDIPTIQLTPDEPPQAATPHVGPHVAAVRRSNEAQDKNEFQPVKRVRSVSMPGENPHTHSAAMETSNVYLKPPAEKMAVMQSIKSEKRVHFDRLNTVPPKGQRRARTASTGRRRSCVPKILARRRSSIPKQIIRGTADWFGVSKDGDGGQRWRRRSLQHCSQLFGGLKAQVTLLSLDSVSLSSTDPHPDPTPKPCPPPRCHRYGMQRVVDPLARGRAFRMGDDLDGPGAPQTPLTPGSASLCSFSSSRSALNRLPRRRKRESVAVMSIKAAAALMKGRTAAEGGAGRRRRSFMPPSFYDDDTTDFPDELDTSFFSREETSSYADDVFETPSETDLQPGAERGNALTGSALDRTKLERTHLMLPLERGWRKAKDGAPPQREAASGPQRRGRRISAPVQKLFARDKRPYGLGMVGRLTNRTYRQRLDSFVQKQIQDMDDHRPFFSYWITFVHLLVTVLSVSIYGIAPIGFTQHETVDSVLRNKGVYENVKFVQQQNFWVGPSSEALIHLGAKFSPCMRQDEEIQQLIEETKARERQSGCCVRNDRSGCLQTLQEECSNTLAVWVKWPQHASAPYLEGKQRQHGSVCHQDPRICQEPASVSPHEWSDDITQWPICTKLDSGNHTNLPHIDCSITGRPCCIGTKGRCEITSREYCDFMHGYFHEEATLCSQVACMDDVCGLLPFLNPQIPDQFSRLWLSLFLHAGVLHCLVSVFFQMSVLRDLEKLAGWLRISIIYLLSGVTGNLASAIFLPYRAEVGPAGSQFGILACLFVELFQSWQILERPWRAFTKLAAISVFFFSFGLLPWIDNFAHVCGFLSGFFLSFAFLPYISFGRSDSYRKRLQICGFLLVFLGLFAALAVLFYVYPLKCDWCEFLTCVPVTDKFCEKYDLNAHLL; from the exons ATGGAGGCGGAAAACCCGGATGGGGCGGGAAGCAGAACCAACAGCTTCCAAAGGAAGAAACCGCCGTGGCTGAAGCTGGACATCCCGACCATCCAGCTGACGCCGGACGAGCCGCCACAGGCCGCCACGCCGCATGTTGGGCCACATGTTGCTGCAGTCAGACGCAGCAACGAGGCGCAAGACAAAAACGAATTCCAG ccAGTGAAGCGAGTGCGGAGTGTGAGCATGCCCGGGGaaaatccacacacacactctgctgcCATGGAAACGTCCAACGTCTACCTCAAACCTCCAGCGGAGAAAATGGCCGTCATGCAGTCCATCAAGag TGAGAAGCGGGTTCACTTCGACCGCCTGAACACCGTCCCTCCAAAGGGCCAGCGCCGCGCCAGGACGGCGTCGACCGGCCGCCGGCGCTCCTGCGTTCCTAAAATTCTGGCCCGGCGCCGCTCGTCTATCCCCAAACAGATCATCAG GGGGACGGCTGATTGGTTCGGCGTGAGTAAGGACGGCGACGGCGGCCAGCGCTGGAGGAGGCGGAGCCTGCAGCACTGCAGCCAGCTGTTCGGGGGCCTGAAGGCCCAGGTGACGCTGCTCAGCCTGGACAGCGTGTCCCTGTCCAGCACCGACCCCCACCCCGACCCCACCCCCAAACCCTGCCCGCCCCCACGCTGCCACCGCTACGGGATGCAGCGG gtcGTGGACCCCCTGGCTCGCGGTCGGGCCTTCCGGATGGGGGATGACCTGGACGGACCTGGCGCCCCTCAGACGCCGCTCACCCCAGGCTCCGCCTCCCTCTGCTCCTTCTCCAGCTCACGCTCCGCCCTCAACAGGTTGCCACGGCGACGCAAGCGGGAGTCCGTGGCCGTCATGAGCATCAAGGCTGCCGCGGCGCTGATGAAG GGTCGGACGGCTGCTGAGGGCGGCGCTGGGAGGCGGAGGCGGAGCTTCATGCCTCCGAGTTTCTATGACGACGACACGACGGATTTCCCGGACGAGTTGGACACTTCGTTCTTCAGCAGA GAAGAGACGTCCAGCTACGCCGACGACGTGTTTGAGACGCCGTCAGAGACCGACCTGCAGCCCGGCGCCGAGAGAGGAAACGCTCTGACAGGAAGTGCTCTGGACCGGACCAAGCTGGAGCGGACTCACCTGATGTT GCCGCTGGAGCGAGGCTGGCGGAAGGCGAAGGACGGCGCGCCGCCGCAGCGGGAGGCGGCGAGCGGGCCGCAGCGGCGCGGGCGCAGGATCTCGGCGCCGGTCCAGAAGCTGTTCGCCCGGGACAAGAGGCCGTATGGACTGGGCATGGTGGGCCGGCTCACCAACCGGACCTACCGCCAGCGCCTGGACAGCTTCGTCCAGAAACAGATCCAAGACATGGATGACCACAG gcCTTTCTTCAGCTACTGGATCACCTTCGTCCACCTGCTGGTCACCGTCCTGTCCGTCTCCATCTACGGCATCGCACCGATCGGGTTCACGCAACACGAGACCGTCGACTCT GTGCTGAGAAATAAGGGAGTTTATGAAAACGTGAAGtttgtgcagcagcagaactTCTGGGTCGGTCCGAGCTCG gagGCGCTGATCCACCTGGGGGCAAAGTTTTCTCCTTGCATGCGTCAAGATGAAGAGATCCAGCAGCTGATTGAGGAGACGAAGGCGAGAGAACGACAATCCGGCTGCTGCGTTCGGAACGACCGCTCCGGCTGCCTGCAGACGCTGCAGGAGGAATGTTCG AACACCCTGGCAGTTTGGGTGAAGTGGCCTCAACACGCCAGCGCTCCATATTTAGAGGGGAAACAACGGCAGCACGGCTCAGTCTGCCACCAGGACCCCAG AATCTGCCAAGAACCCGCTTCAGTTTCACCGCATGAGTGGAGCGACGACATCACACAGTGGCCG ATCTGCACTAAGCTGGACTCTGGGAACCACACCAACCTGCCTCACATCGACTGCAGCATCACGGGTCGGCCCTGCTGCATCGGCACCAAGGGACG ATGTGAAATCACGTCCAGAGAATACTGCGACTTCATGCACGGATACTTCCATGAGGAAGCTACGCTCTGCTCACAG GTGGCCTGTATGGACGATGTCTGCGGCCTGCTGCCGTTCCTCAACCCACAGATCCCAGATCAGTTCTCCCGCCTCTGGCTGTCTCTCTTCCTGCATGCCGG CGTCCTGCACTGCCTGGTCTCGGTGTTTTTCCAGATGTCGGTTCTCAGGGATTTGGAGAAGTTGGCCGGCTGGCTCCGGATCTCCATCATCTACCTGCTGAGCGGCGTCACAGGAAACCTGGCGTCCGCCATCTTCCTGCCCTACAGAGCAGAG GTGGGTCCCGCCGGCAGCCAGTTCGGCATCCTGGCCTGCCTCTTCGTGGAGCTTTTCCAGAGCTGGCAGATCCTGGAGCGGCCGTGGCGAGCGTTCACCAAGCTCGCCGCCATCtccgtcttcttcttctccttcggTCTGCTGCCGTGGATAGACAACTTCGCCCATGTCTGCGGCTTCCTGTCGGGCTTCTTCCTGTCCTTCGCCTTCCTGCCGTACATCAG cttCGGCCGCTCCGATTCGTACAGGAAGCGGCTCCAGATCTGCGGCTTCCTGCTGGTCTTCCTGGGTCTGTTCGCCGCGCTGGCCGTCCTCTTCTACGTTTACCCGCTCAAATGCGACTGGTGCGAGTTCCTCACCTGCGTCCCGGTCACAGACAAATTCTGTGAGAAGTACGACCTGAACGCACACCTGCTCTGA